A genomic stretch from Serratia entomophila includes:
- a CDS encoding lysophospholipid acyltransferase family protein, with the protein MTWNNALADMARYAAALAGFRGRLAGIALRRMDYRRYLRLRRQLHRLSLLPRGRRYRSAVAAANYRSLLGNADALNFSWLMQRRRLLDFSAVYAKNPVLLGQLARCSARLNQVVEPLHRSGAPVILAPMHTVSDVLAALVGAGAYPGLATVVVSGDVQEHLRQAPEWQARLELCSIHDDQRLIAGQLTQAMLAAADHRRNIILFPDITPDYTLNSNKDPSAKLACRLFDRPAHLHSGIARLSRALRAQVVFYALYYDDGIHIQIEAPVAAENIRRALPEVVERTMVRHADDWLLWHSHSLFFINE; encoded by the coding sequence ATGACGTGGAACAATGCCCTGGCCGACATGGCCCGCTATGCCGCGGCCCTGGCCGGCTTCAGGGGCCGGCTGGCGGGCATCGCGCTGCGGCGCATGGATTACCGCCGCTACCTGAGGCTGCGCCGGCAACTGCATCGCCTTTCGCTGTTGCCGCGCGGCCGGCGTTACCGCAGCGCAGTCGCCGCGGCAAACTACCGCAGTTTGCTGGGGAACGCGGATGCGCTGAATTTTTCCTGGCTGATGCAACGGCGGCGGTTGCTGGATTTTTCCGCGGTATACGCGAAAAACCCGGTGCTTTTGGGCCAGCTGGCGCGCTGTTCCGCACGACTGAATCAGGTGGTGGAGCCGCTGCATCGCTCCGGGGCGCCGGTGATACTGGCGCCGATGCATACGGTTTCCGACGTGCTGGCCGCGCTGGTTGGCGCCGGAGCCTACCCGGGGCTGGCCACGGTGGTTGTTTCGGGCGATGTGCAGGAACATCTGCGCCAGGCGCCCGAATGGCAGGCGCGGCTCGAACTCTGCTCCATTCACGACGATCAGCGGCTGATTGCCGGCCAGCTGACGCAGGCGATGCTGGCGGCGGCGGACCACCGGCGCAACATCATACTGTTCCCGGACATCACGCCGGATTACACCCTGAACAGCAATAAGGATCCTTCGGCCAAGCTGGCCTGCCGGCTGTTCGACCGCCCGGCGCACCTGCACAGCGGCATCGCACGCCTGTCACGCGCGCTGCGCGCCCAGGTGGTGTTTTACGCCCTCTATTATGACGATGGAATCCACATTCAGATCGAGGCGCCCGTCGCGGCGGAAAATATCCGGCGCGCCCTGCCGGAGGTGGTTGAGAGGACGATGGTTCGGCATGCGGATGACTGGC
- a CDS encoding DsbA family protein, with translation MYKRPLLFIGYTLIVIFASSLMTSVYFHKYVMTAPAGESLRFITAEQAENSPLKDINAIVEVFSYACHYCEVNEGNIAELEKNLPVGTRLIRLHLNDAEQSGMAAFAPLFATLTVMGIEARHRPAAYQAIIKDKIDLADKAQLARWLQANGIDEAEYAKAKDSEQVSAMLGYMTAVSSYYQINATPSFIVNRKWLATQDRDFPAFSKQLLSLLQHDKPLEP, from the coding sequence ATGTATAAACGCCCCTTATTATTCATTGGCTATACCCTGATTGTTATTTTTGCTTCATCCTTGATGACGTCGGTTTATTTCCATAAATACGTAATGACCGCACCGGCGGGCGAGAGCCTGAGGTTCATTACGGCGGAACAAGCAGAGAACAGCCCGTTAAAAGATATCAACGCCATTGTCGAGGTATTCTCCTATGCCTGCCATTATTGCGAGGTGAACGAGGGAAACATCGCCGAACTGGAAAAGAATCTGCCGGTCGGCACCCGCCTGATCCGCCTGCACCTCAATGATGCCGAACAATCCGGCATGGCGGCGTTTGCACCGCTGTTCGCCACCCTAACGGTGATGGGCATCGAAGCGCGGCATCGCCCGGCGGCCTATCAGGCAATTATCAAAGACAAGATTGATCTGGCGGATAAGGCGCAGCTGGCCCGTTGGCTGCAGGCGAACGGCATCGACGAGGCCGAATACGCGAAAGCCAAGGACTCTGAACAGGTTAGCGCCATGCTGGGCTATATGACGGCGGTGAGCAGCTATTACCAGATCAATGCTACCCCCAGCTTTATTGTCAACCGCAAGTGGCTGGCGACGCAGGATCGCGATTTCCCGGCCTTCAGCAAGCAGCTGCTGTCCCTGTTGCAACACGATAAGCCGCTGGAGCCATGA
- a CDS encoding DUF4762 family protein, which yields MKKINLSEAENIIGGTFVCTKDFEWVGSGSSKTCNLVTTCADKFGGVKKTYRPAPTASCPATPTTPN from the coding sequence ATGAAAAAGATCAACCTTTCTGAAGCAGAAAACATCATTGGCGGGACTTTCGTTTGCACTAAAGATTTCGAGTGGGTGGGGAGTGGCAGCAGCAAAACCTGCAACCTGGTAACGACCTGTGCAGACAAGTTCGGCGGCGTTAAGAAAACCTACCGCCCGGCGCCGACGGCCAGCTGCCCGGCGACCCCGACCACGCCTAACTGA